A part of Tessaracoccus timonensis genomic DNA contains:
- a CDS encoding WXG100 family type VII secretion target, whose amino-acid sequence MTELAAPWGKSFFGEYTSVAEKWGDGHLSVGDITAPVGAGLDLLGAFVDPVKWIVGNLLDPIYNWIIANVPPVKQSIELVSGSPEEVRAQGDMYKEASQGIIDQANALVAAVNPALQSWEGMARDAFRTATELVIRTQQGLSKAFEAIANLTYAFGVVVAATKELVITVLKELINELVSKGIMAALAAVPSLGTAVAAYMSWAAAKVAFVFAKVSRIFAKLLSKCSKLAGKGTKLSSKLGELSNKLASMSASASKRANQASQHAKSWDKSNATGSEHFSNARAYEKAANRDYATAQDPNLRYADQGVADNIRNRADDYADAASREYAAANKEYKRVLDENKEAGYSKPESTTAKRARKVVSAADNEYLEAREDGRFRNVDQSVDPLVD is encoded by the coding sequence ATGACTGAACTTGCAGCCCCGTGGGGAAAATCGTTCTTCGGCGAGTACACATCCGTTGCTGAGAAATGGGGCGACGGACACCTGTCTGTCGGTGACATCACTGCGCCGGTAGGTGCAGGTCTCGACTTGCTGGGAGCATTCGTCGATCCGGTGAAGTGGATTGTCGGCAATCTGCTCGACCCCATCTACAACTGGATTATCGCCAACGTGCCACCGGTGAAGCAGAGCATCGAGCTGGTGTCAGGTAGTCCCGAGGAGGTCCGGGCACAGGGCGATATGTACAAGGAGGCCTCGCAAGGCATCATCGACCAAGCGAACGCATTGGTTGCCGCGGTCAATCCGGCCCTGCAGAGCTGGGAGGGCATGGCGCGCGACGCGTTCCGGACGGCCACCGAACTCGTGATTCGCACGCAACAGGGGCTGTCCAAGGCCTTCGAAGCCATCGCGAACCTGACCTACGCGTTCGGCGTCGTGGTTGCGGCAACGAAAGAGCTCGTCATCACCGTGCTGAAGGAGCTCATCAACGAGTTGGTGAGTAAGGGAATCATGGCGGCACTCGCGGCCGTTCCTTCGCTTGGCACGGCTGTTGCCGCCTACATGTCGTGGGCCGCTGCGAAGGTTGCTTTCGTGTTCGCGAAAGTCTCCCGAATATTCGCCAAACTGCTCAGCAAATGCTCGAAGCTGGCGGGCAAGGGGACGAAACTCAGCAGCAAGCTTGGCGAATTGAGTAACAAACTCGCGAGCATGAGCGCGAGCGCAAGCAAACGGGCGAACCAGGCCAGCCAGCACGCGAAGAGCTGGGATAAGTCGAACGCAACGGGCTCGGAGCATTTCAGTAATGCACGCGCTTACGAGAAGGCTGCGAATCGGGATTACGCGACTGCTCAGGACCCCAACCTCCGATATGCGGACCAGGGTGTAGCTGACAACATCCGTAACCGAGCGGACGACTACGCCGATGCAGCGAGTAGAGAGTACGCTGCCGCCAACAAGGAATATAAGAGAGTCCTCGACGAGAACAAGGAAGCCGGATACAGCAAACCGGAGTCCACGACGGCCAAGCGCGCGCGAAAAGTGGTCAGTGCCGCAGATAACGAGTACCTGGAAGCACGCGAGGATGGGCGATTCCGCAACGTCGACCAGAGCGTAGATCCTCTCGTCGACTAG